The Zalophus californianus isolate mZalCal1 chromosome 7, mZalCal1.pri.v2, whole genome shotgun sequence genome includes a region encoding these proteins:
- the LOC113928002 gene encoding LOW QUALITY PROTEIN: short coiled-coil protein-like (The sequence of the model RefSeq protein was modified relative to this genomic sequence to represent the inferred CDS: deleted 1 base in 1 codon) produces the protein MMNAIMDTVDAENQVELEEKTQLINQVLKLKHTLEDLSARVDAVKEENLKLKSENRVLGQYIENLMSASSVFQTTDTKSQRK, from the exons ATGATGAATGCCATCATGGATACAGTTGATGCTGAAAATCAGGTGgaactggaggaa aaaacacaacttatTAATCAAGTGTTGAAACTTAAACACACACTTGAAGATCTGTCGGCAAGAGTAGATGCAGTTAAGGAAGAAAATCTGAAGCTAAAATCAGAAAACCGAGTTCTTGgacaatatatagaaaacctCATGTCAGCTTCTAGTGTTTTTCAAACAACTGACACAAAAAGCCAAAGAAAGTAA